The genomic stretch CACTACGGCTTCAaagcttaatttattttcacatctcaTTTCTCACTTCCTATATCTCCCACGCATGCCCAATTTGACACCCTCTGGAAAGAATTGTccatcaaaaatatatattctttaacatctacatttttttaaacttacaaaaTCCCAAAAGGCAGAACAGCAAagaaagctgccttcaaaaaaatatatattgtgacTGCTGTAAACATGGCAATATTGCAAGCAACCCAACGCGTTGTGCTGTCAGTAACACCTCTTAACATGGCAATGGCTTGAATAAATGCCTGCTGTTACCCGGTGAACAAACAAGAGTGGGGTGGGGCCAAGTTGACGACAGGGGTCACATGTCAAGGGAGGTAACCGATGGCTCTCACAATGACCGTTTTCTGGGACTCACTagagaacatttaaaaattaaatataaaataacttcaCATACTAAATTTCAAGGCCTGATTTCAAAAAAATGCTAATTAATATACAACAGAAAACTATCCTGATCGGTTTAATGTAAAACTGAAGTGAAACATACAGCATCGTGCATATTTACCACATGCAGGAAAATTTAAGCTGTCAGCTCTGCTCCTAAAGCCTTCTGCCCATTTCACTGTTGTGGTGGTctccaaaacagaaaatatgattGGTTACCTGATGATCTTAAAGCTCCACAATTACGATGTTTCTCACATCTCTATTAGCCTTTCAACAGAATACAATTTCCTCTACAATTGTTTCTGACACATGGTTGTTGCCGAGACGCAAGTATTCACAGCTTCTAAAGAACCGTTCCATAACAATTCTGTTATTAGATTTGTCTACTATTACTTCACACCTTCTTCAGTGGATTATCAAGAATAAGATATTGCTAACAGTCACACTTAAAACTTttgccaattaaaaaaaatattaaataaaaacaatttaaacaatGCTTAATTGACCACTGAAAActtttattctgaaaaaaaaaaaggaaatgaaaattcCTGAAGAGTATCATTTAGCAGAGAATCTAACAGGCAAGTAGTCACCACGCTGTTCACATCTCCTTTCTCACAAGACACACTAATTTTCACAAGCATACAGTATGCTGCCACCCTTAATAATCCTCTTTCTCTTGCGTGCACGCATCCCATCAAACATACAACAGCCTCTGCTTTTTTCCACCAGTTTACAAAAAACTGTATTAATCGTATTATTGCGTGTCTCTTTAACTCTgctattctgaaaaaaaaaggattttttctgGAAGTcatccacaaaaaaataaaataaaaataaaataaaatccacatcATGTCATCGAGACTGAATCTCACTTGATGGGTTTTGGtgagaacaaaataattcatGGTGTAACAGGCACTACTGATCATATGTCAATCTGGGGGGCGGGAGTACTGTGCAAGGAGTAAAGAGCAAGAGACACATCACCTTCATCCCAAACACACATAACTCATCACCAATGAGTTTGCTGTTCAAGTACTATGCAAAATATCTTCAAATTTTCAAagtctgcaaaacattttgtatttaatagATAAGACAGCTgccatacacacaaaatagtATCTGCCGGGACAGATGAGAAAATCTGCAATCATGCTGCACTGTCTGTCAGGTAGCAAAGAATTCGTGTTGCAACAATAACCTCAGAAATGCCCAATCACACTGGTGTTTCAACATTACCCTCTGTCTAGAAATCCTCTTGAACTAACAAGGAAATCAAGTGAACGGAGCTTAACTAAAaccaaataatgtttttcaaaatcttATCTACAGataaatttgattttgattataTAAAAGCCAAATGATCTCTCAAGCACAATAGGAGACAATAAAGAGAGGCAGCAGAGAAAATGTGCACAGGTATTGTATTAGTGTCTGAGCGCACCTGTGTCTTACAAAACGAACCTATCAGCAACTGCATGTAAACATTACTGAAATAAGCTACCATATGAAATACAAAAGGTGGAAAATGTCCACGCCAGACTTTTTCTCCCTATTTTCCTCTGTTTAATCACAATTTTAAATTCGTTGCCTGCAGTTCCAGAATTATCTTTAACTCAAAGTCTTGCCTTTATGACTATCACCAGCTGATAATTTCTGTGTAGAACTTGGCACAAACAGGAAACTCTGAACGGACTTTATAGTTCTAAAAGGGAGAAAAGAATGCTTGCATTTAAATCTTTCATAAATAAAGCTTCATTAAACTTATTTCCTATCacaacatttcttttactgttaGCTCACTACATCCAATATAAGTGCCTGCATTTTCCTCTGATCTTTTTACAGCTCAAACTTTAGCCAATATGGCCCCTTTCACTGGCACTGTTCATTTCCTACACTGTCAATTCTCTACTGATTACTAATAAAGAGAAACACTGAGAAACTTTTAAGTGTGACGAGGATAAGTATAGCAAGGAAAATCCGAAAAATGCAACAATAAGGTCAGAGTCTCGAACACATGACTAAATTCACTTGAAAACTGAAATCTTGAACAGTGCTGCCCCTCCTGTTCAATCTATGCAAAGCAATGTCTATAAATCAGCCAGCGCTGGAATTCTGGAAgtgtttaagaacaaaaacaatttacttCGACTTCTCTTGCAGCAAAGCAATTATCCAGTAGCCAAGTGGGATGATATAAACTCTCCCATTACTTGCTTTAGTAATCATAGAAGGGCATAGCATGTCATGCTTGTGCTCATTTTCATGACATCTACAGTAACAGTACTCCTCCTAAGTTTCTTCCTGGGATATCTGAATTATACATAAAGCCTTCAAGTGCAATGTATACCAGTCATCTTTGTAACATAAACGCAACTTCACAGCTCTTTGAGATAGTAAATATCGAATTAACAAATTGCTGGTGTTGTATCTCAAAATTTACAACCGTGCATCTTAGCCTGATCACCTCATATGTTTTATGCATGATACTTCATATTTCTGGAAACAcctcaagtttaaaaaaagctcCTTCTCCATGTTATTTAACATGCCAGTGATATCATCAAAACTTTGTTGGCTGTAACACTTGCAGCTGTCTTCGCAATGATATATCCCTTTGTCCCTTACATTTCTGCCACATTGCTGAAAGGTTTCACCATTTAGACCAGTTTAACAGCACAACAAATTCAAAACACTGTAGCCTTGCTCAGTCTAGAACCACCACCTCTTGTGGCTGAGCAGGGGCAGGGGAGCGGTCTCGTGGCACAGACGGAATGGCACTGAGAGACAGCATGGACTTAACATTTAGGATCCGCCAGGGGTTGCGTGCTGCCCTCTTGAAATCAGGTCCCTGCAGCTGCTTTCGCAATTTTCTGGGCAAGAAGAGAACATTTTGTTAATCGAAAGTGCAAGGCTCAATACAGACATCCATTATTTCTATTATTGTCAGGTTGCAATACTAAATAAGTCTTTAAAACTGAATTCTCTTAGCTTCTTTATGTGTCCAAATATCATCCTGTTTTACatgtagaatttaaaaaaatctgtatgaCTAGGACAGCAATGAAGACCATTAATATAATACAACATTCTGTAAACACCTTTAACAAGATCAATATGCTATACAAGTCTCAACTTATTACTTGACTAATGGAATCAACTGCCATGTGTGATGGCAAGGAATGCTAAATGTGATGACAAACATGCACTATCCAGGtagtaaaattaatataaatgaTGGCGAGTTAATGAGTGATTTAAACACCAATCTACTTGTGTCTTATATGGCAGAGTGTATGCCAAGACATTTTGATGGCTTAAATAACCGAGTATATTAGTTATACAGATATACCTTGTAGCTTCTGTGGCAACGAAGTAAACATCATCAGGCATATCAATCCAGCTAATCATGTGCATCTTCACACCTCTGGTGCCAGGAACTCCCTTACTTCGGCCATTTATGCTACCATGGTTCAGTAATCCACGCTagtaattataacaaaaataaaacaaactttactgtGATATtgcaataataaatttatagCAGAAAATGTGGTGATTTCAAATGTTATACAACTCACAGATAAGTCACTGTTTCAGTGATGCTGAAGATGGGTGGAAGAATAGAGGAAAATAATGCAGCGAAAATTacagttttcaaaattttatgaaCCCTTTCCTAACAGGAAAAGTTTATAAAGCTGGTCAGCAGGACCTGACAAGTTCAAAAAAGtgtttgcaaaaacaaaagtgcaaactttaaaattatGGTGATCTTACACTATCatacttaaaacatttatgattTATAAATTCTACCAATTCTTTGCtataatttaattaaacataCAGAACTCATctattatttacaatttattaaaaCTGCAATTAGATGCATGCATGGTTACAGTCACAAAATTAAATGGAAAATAATTcggtttttctttaaaattataaaacagtaTCAATGTACTGTTTGaggttataaaaatattttaataccataaatgtaatttatacaTGTCAGATCACATACATTCATTTTCTGCTGGGAAAGGAGTAGGGAGACaaatttacaacttttttttttaaagaaaaaatgcttctgatgaaaaggaatattttaaacagtgtCCACAAATATCAGCTTTCCCATATATTGTTTTAAGCAAATTTTTATACCAGTCATATCCACCTCCACCCTTGTTCTAATACACTTTACAGTCCCGTTTCTTGCTCAATCACagtatgaataaaaaaaattctaactataaataatcaacaaaactgtaaagagttaatacAACAGAATGATGTACATAATAAATATCAAGCTATCATAAAACATTACTGGAtgtctaatttttaaaaatgctgggTGGGAAAAATCAAGGACTTTACCTGTACAGGTGCCTTCAGTGAAGCCCCAGCCTGGCGAATAACACCCATGTTGGGACGTTTGGGTGTTGGGCCTATCAGGACAAACAGATCACAATAACTTTTCCTAATGGCAATTGTGAAATAAACTATTTCTCCTTAGCTATAGACAGCACAGCTGTATCATCTGTGTTAATGGAGACAATTAAAATGGATAGCTTTTTGTAGGAAGCGATCCACAACTTTCAAAGCTTTTTATCCCTCTTCACAACTACCTTAAGGAGGGGAACATTGGTGtgttacactgagccagcaactaaggctatatcacggcaaggcagccagccctgtaaacagatgccacatgagacgagagctgaacccaggatagcAAACCTTTAatgtactggtgacaggtgcAAACCATTGCACTACCAGACCACCAGCTACCTTTAGGAATTCCATTGATTTAAAGCTATCTCTGTATTATAAGACCCAGTTCAAGATATCATTTACCCTTGAGATTTAAGCTAGGCTTACCATCCAGTCCATTACTTTGTTCAAAACCACGTTTTTTCATGATGGATGGGTAGCTGCTGGTGACTTTTGTCTGTCCCTGGGTGCTGCGCTCTGACACAGCTCCTGgtgattttaaaacaattttagtgaAGCTTGTTACATCTGCTTTCCATGTAAAGACTTCCAGCATGCAAGACAACAATATGAACACCTTCATGGATTCGCCAACACTTTTGCCTTAAATCAAATTTGCATTTGTCTCTTCAAGCTTTGCTGGTTGCTCATTATATCCAATTTGCTTTTAAGTGCCTGGATTCTCTTCTAATTTTCATCTTGTTAATCACTTGTACTTTAAAGAAAACTGTGTAGCTTAAGCACACATGCAAGATCAAAATCTATCCTAGTAGAAACTCCAAAAGCTTGGTTGCAGGCAAAACATCCATTTCAACCTTACTTTTATAACAACAGCTTTTATCCTAAGCATCCATCGGCAGTTGTAAGTTCAAGATTTAAgtgacagttattttaaattttctcacGTGCTTATCACTTATGATAAGGGGTATTTTTTCAGCATCTTGTCAATTTATAAACATGATACAAATGTTTCTCAGATGTGGAGACAATAACACTTGAAAAATTCTTGTTTGCTAAATATGAAAGTTTGTAATGACAGTATCCTGATGGCATAAataacatgatttaaaaaaaaaaatctgacatgACGTTagacaaaattttcaaaaatggaaaTAGAAGAGCATAGTAAATTCTATGTTCATAACTATAACTGCACAAGTTGTGGCAAGAATAGGAATGGTAAAAGTTATCAATAAACTGCTATATTATGCAgtcttaataaatgtgaaagaatgttattttttaaacagataatATGGCTAAGGTCAAAATATGCATGTATCCATTAATAAAGTGCAGGTAAAATAACTGTTTAACCGAAGCAGCCAAAGAGATGGTTCCCAAAAGGTAACCTATATGAGCAGTAGTTAGATGTATAGCAGATCATATACAACACAGAATGAACATTGCAATGGACAACACTGATATGATACACAAATAGCATTTGATATGAGTAAAAGCAGCAGATCAGTATAGCAGCAGTGTACCATGCAGAACATcacaacagacacacaagcaaagaaacagtagcagcaacaatgacatcatcatcttAAGTCATCGTCAGGATCTAAATCTCATCCCTGTCCACCTCCACTGTTAGGTGATTTTTATCCTGGCACTCCCTCCCAACCCTAAGCCACCTTTCTCCAGCACACATTGCCACGTGCTAACCCAGCAGCTGGCGTGCAGCAAGGTATCATTGCAAACAGCTGGACCCAGCTGCTGGATCTAGCACCTACCTCGGCCTAAGATGGCCGGCTTTTCCATTTGGATGTTGATGCCAAGCCGTGAAACAACGGGATCCAGAGAGGCTACACCCTTTTGGCGAATGTTGGGAGTATATTTCCCAACCTCAGCCAGGCGTGCCTGACCTGTAATTAAATACGAAATACAACAGATTTTTGTATTCTGTGGCAAGTCGGTGTTTCTAGCAACGTGGCTTCCCCAACAAAACTCCCACAGCATATCACTTTGCTAGAATTCCCTGCCTTATTATATTACAAAAGTTTAGACCTATGAGGTATTGGAAGGATTAGTTTATGATCCACTAtcaaatgcttttattataaagtacatttaaaaaaattttcacattatttttctagatttatatgatatatatatattgtccaAGCATTACTAGAAGCATATatagctttttcttttgcagtatcttttcttctctccttcatcaatcttagtttttccttttttatttacttcccTATAAGTCACAGatcattttttccccagaatAAATACAAGTGAAAAAATCACAACAGCTGTATGCCTGTCTCTTAGCAGTTTGGATCTGAAGAAAGGAActgtcaataaaaacaataattacgCAACAATTTCAGCCCTCTAGATTTAGAagacaaacacacgcacagagaTGCATGTGCTTATATGCAAATGAGGTTATCCCCACTCCTCCCCACCTctcaacacacactcacattcttGTTTGATGGCTGCCGTATTAATTGGTATAAATGGACAACGGGCAGCATGCCGTGAGCGAAGAATGTCCTTGCAGATTCGGCGGGAGATACGCGTCAAAGGAGTAGTGATAAGGCAAAAGGCTGCTCTTGTCTTCATTATAGGCCGGGGACTGCCTGGCTGGATAGCCAGTCCATGGGCTGTGGCCAAGTGTCGAGCCAAATGGGTTTTCAGCTTGAATTCCTAatatgaaacaaacatttagtGACCattcaaaaaagtatttatatattgCTTCCCTTCCATTGGCTGGATCAAAGCACTTTGCAACCGGCATAATAATTACAGTAAAACAAATCTTCTTCAAACACTTCTGTTActtctgcttttctttatttagtttgaATACgttagcaaattaaaaaaatcttatttaaaactatcaggaaaatcagagtgaaagaatgaaagtacCAACCTTTCCACATCCAGAGATGGTGCATTTCTGTGTTCGCATTGAGTTCATATGTGCAACAcgttctggaaaaaaaatactgaatgaTTTAAAATGGACACTTTCGCATTACATtaaatgtacaatttatttgAGTTCAGGATAGGTTTAACACACTAACCTCTTATTCAAAGTGATTCTGTACTGCACAGTAAGaggtattttcttttaaatgacaccatattttatgttttcacacCCACTGTGTATATACCTTACTAAACCCCTAGATTACTTTGACTACAGGAAGCAACAAAACAGATTACATAAAAATGCTGAGATTGTAGCAGCTCAATTTCGAAGCAGCACTGTTTAACAAAATGCACTGAACTGAGGCAGGATGCACCATAAAAATTCATAACcttatgttaaaaaaagtgGTTTGGCTTTCACTTTGGAGCCATCAGACTTGTATCAAAttataaagtattaaaataaaaatccgactgaagtataaaaataaaactggcaTTTTCACTGTGCCTTCTGTTTCAACATAGAAACTACATATACattatgtatgtatgcacaGATGCAAGCATTTGATTGTACACGTACAGGTGAAAGGTGCAATTACACCAAGTCGCCTGTTGTATACAGCTACTACTGTAGTAGggaaatataattattactaataggtttttccaaaataaattcgaataaatgataaaagagaaacagactgataaaaataaagacagacagaacaaagacagaaaaagacagataGGACTAAGGAATAGACTAAGGTAAGTGAGAGCTGAACATAAtaaaaccacaaacaacaataatgatgaataaaagctAATACGATTATCCTACCTTGCCTTTGTGTTGGAGCTGGTCGTTCTCCATCTGCAAGTAAGATAGAAATTATCCCACACTACAACGATGACTGATGTCTTTGAAGCGCAACTCAAGGAACAAACAAAGTGAGGTGTAAGAGATGGACTGTGGACAGGCAGCAGCTAACCTTACCCTTGCCCACCATCCCAGCTAGGGTGCAGGTGATGACAATGAAGCTTGAAGACACAATACGGAATGGAGTGCACAATTTGACCAAGAAGGTAAAGCTATCAGAAAACTTCCCCTCCATcctgtttatttacaaatgatgCCAGTACATTACACACAATGGTCAAATACTGGTAGAcatatacatacagacacaagaGGACTTTTCCAGTTCAAACATAGCAAACATAAATGTGTCCACCAACAGCTAGCCTTATtccatttgtaaataaaatgtcttgtgcAAGATATCTTGACAAAAGAGTTTCTCATTAAAACGctaaagaaaacactttttatgTGTGCTGAGTTACCAAAATACAATTTCtgcttttaatttaatttcaaagtagTGGCACTTGTTGATGAACACCTCAACACTTTAGCAGAAAGGGacaaaagcagaagaaagttAATTTCAGCTTTCTCTACaaaacaagctttaaaaaactgggaacaaacagatgtcacagcaaataagaggaaaaaaaaactagctcAATATACAGGCAGCATaacaacacaaagatacaaGAGAGACAGCTACATCTCCAAGGCAATCTGATAGTCGGACAAGTTTGGGCTTACCTAATCGTGTAGGCATCTTGAGGCCACCATACTTTTTCCAGTACATCCAACATGCAGAGCACAGACGGCACTGCATGTGGGCTGGTCCCCATGAAAACCATTGTGACGAATGGGCGGCTGTGTACAGACAAGCACATTTATGCCTGTATGGATGCATAAGTGTATGCAGGCAGGCACAGTAGTAATCATATGCATGTCAGTGCATGTACACACCTCAGAATATTGAGTCAGACATAGCAGGAAACATGGTTTTCACATGAAGTCACATGTGCATCTCTCCCCCACGCTCATCCTTATGATATCCACACCATAAGAATGGGTCAAAGACTAAGCTCTTTTCAGTCTGGTCTTTAACAAATCTTAAAAAAGTTCCAAACATTTATTACCCCATCTtgctcattctttttcttcaacatATTGAAAAGTTTCCACAAACTAAACTTTCAGCAACTGTACTGCACCACAATGACCTAGCATACTCACTGTAACAGCTCTCGCATGCTCGACCTGAGACCTGTCCATCAGCACCATTAACTTTCCCAGCCAAAGCTGCAGGGTTAGGTTTATTACTGACAACAAAAATCAAGTTTCTTTTGAAGCAAATCCAAGAACCAAtcttaatcttttatttcttttatttttctagccTTCTTAGTTCAGTAAAACCTTCCTATTAAGACTCACTCACTTATACCTGGTCAAACTTAAAGGGTCGTAGTAGGGAGATCAACCcttctgctttcattccagaaACCATGACTTTAAGCATCtaagttaatttatttatatgttgaaataaaactCTTATAAATCATACAATGcctttttcatcttcatttttgttttgtcaagcTTATCCTGTCATTGTTCAGCTTGACTCAAGATTTATAGGGTTACTAACTCTCCAGACAAAAACAATCGATCAATATGCTTGTATCATGGTAGACAAAGATGCTCTCTAAAAATGCAatgttttaatgtgattttcaaagcacaaacagttggtcacaagaatttgtttttatgaacaCATAATTTTGGGGAACAATTCATGAATGAAGCACAATCGACTAATGTGCACTGGTGAAGAAACAACAATGGGAGGAaacaggtgagtgtgtgtgggatggGGTAGGGTTATTTCAACCAAAAATCCTATCGCCTTGCCAACACCATACTGTCCCACTTCgtcccaacaccaaaagttGAATCAACAcaggctaaatgaatgcccAAGCAAAGACACCTGTTTCATATTCACCAAATGTCTGCATTTAACAAGAACCTATACACTAAACAATGATGacaaagtctttttaaaatgttgattgaAGAGAAAATTGCTTTTCTATGCCATTAAGAGATTTTAACTCAACGACTGCATACACATTTAATACGAACCtccaaacaaaagaataacaataataaaaaaaatgatttaggTGAAAAATCACTTTATGTGGCACTGCATGATTTCATCTCTGAATGTGCATTGTCAATCGGCCATTTTTGTATAAGATGGTGGCTTTGAACATGGCTCTGCTGGTAATATTTGACAATAGCTACTTGTCATTGGAGATCAATTTGTCTTTTGGGTCTGGATGGATTTGAATTTCAGTGTTGGGATGATATGGTCATTACAGGGTCGATTCAACTCATAGTGGAAGATGCGACTGGAGTGAAATGGTTCTAGTTACAATGACCAGTGACCAAATGAACAggcagtctctttcaaaatgtatttaatgtgatttctaCAGAGAATTGTAATATAGGGTAAATGGTTGTCCAGAAACAGTTTATTTGAATTCTTTTTAACACAACACCTctgccaaaaaacaaacaaaaaaaattgtaatagagTACAAAATTTAGGTCCTAAGTAGGTGTAGGTTGTGAAATAGTTGTAACAGAAATGagatttatatagcaaaaaTTGTTGGGGTCGTAACTAAGGTGGGGTTGTAATTTGGAAGGTCCTAATAAGGACTACcgtggggtttttttcacagaaataacttttttctgaaaGCATCAGTTTTTCTCATAGACATGATTATCTTACTCCAGTAATGGAGCACCCTGAAGGTCATGCAATGAGAAAGagagttataataataaaaataacaggatCAACTTGCACACATTTGCACTTGGAAAAGTTTTTTCATCTGATGAAAGATTACTTACTAGTTAGGAATGTAAACCTGTTTCAACTTGCTTTCTGCTTCTGCTGCCTTTATGCGtttctgaaagacaaaaaatagaTGTACAGCCATGGagatatttaaaacagaaacaaatatgaaatttatgTCACAAAAGAATACATACAAAGTAGATATTGGTATGCCTTCCCCACCCCACTAAGTCATTTCCACACATAGTTTCTTTAATAATGATATCCGACTCTCTCATATGGCATCTGAATTGGTTATTATTGTGATCCAAATACTTACTGCTATATTGcttggcattaaaaaaaagaaactgccaGATCTCTGACCCCTCTGAAGGACATCCAGGTCTACCTAAAGCTTCTGATTATTCTCCACCAAACCGTTTGTGGCAATGACATTAGAATTAGGGATATATCCATGTTGTccacaaagcaaacaaacagaaccaCATCTAGAATGCTTCCCTGTGGAATCCGTtctcgcattcagtacaaactgagCTGTTTATAATTACTTTGTTGGCTCCTGCCCTatttctcttcccttacatcccagctagataACTCCACTCATCGTCTGACAGCTATcgcctaactattcctgtcaccagaaaaTATG from Pomacea canaliculata isolate SZHN2017 linkage group LG8, ASM307304v1, whole genome shotgun sequence encodes the following:
- the LOC112569977 gene encoding metastasis-associated protein MTA3-like isoform X1, whose translation is MAANMYRVGDYVYFETSSTSPYLIRRIEELNKTPNGNVEAKVMCFYRRRDISNSLIVLADKHHSNTLDDEPDRKRSSSPTETSSSPPSDTTNVNGNGNGGGTGGEESEVKPFSDVPEKQRHQLKHRELFLSRQVETLPATHIRGKCVVTLLNETESLTSYLNKEDTFFYSLVYDPQQKTLLADKGEIRVGSKFQAEVPSKFIEVEDDQRQSDQLETLIWRPENGLSKKEIDQFLVIARSVGTFARALDCTSTVRQPSLHMSAAAASRDITLFHAMDTLHKHGYDISKAIRSLVPDGGPVLCRDEMEEWSASEANLFEEALDKYGKDFNDIRQDFLPWKSLKSIVEYYYMWKTTDRYVQQKRIKAAEAESKLKQVYIPNYNKPNPAALAGKVNGADGQVSGRACESCYTAHSSQWFSWGPAHMQCRLCSACWMYWKKYGGLKMPTRLDGERPAPTQRQERVAHMNSMRTQKCTISGCGKEFKLKTHLARHLATAHGLAIQPGSPRPIMKTRAAFCLITTPLTRISRRICKDILRSRHAARCPFIPINTAAIKQECQARLAEVGKYTPNIRQKGVASLDPVVSRLGINIQMEKPAILGRGAVSERSTQGQTKVTSSYPSIMKKRGFEQSNGLDGPTPKRPNMGVIRQAGASLKAPVQRGLLNHGSINGRSKGVPGTRGVKMHMISWIDMPDDVYFVATEATRKLRKQLQGPDFKRAARNPWRILNVKSMLSLSAIPSVPRDRSPAPAQPQEVVVLD